In Paenibacillus larvae subsp. larvae, the following proteins share a genomic window:
- a CDS encoding AI-2E family transporter — translation MQQFWKQRWFAVLVYALLSLFVIYMLLQVSPVFSGLYKFLKAVLAPFIIAVIISYILNPVVNLLNGRKVPRAVAVLMIYLVFFTSLWVVIMNVTPVFVKQLGELNEHMPQLTMRAESLMQGLSDHPLLPPSVRAGIQDALFKLQHIISERITKSVESIGSTINMLFIAFIIPFLAFYMLKDFQLMEKAVLAIVPRSHRKHIIKVLVDIDTALGNYIRGQLLVCFIIGILAYIGYWVIGMPYALLLATVVAIFNIIPYLGPFFGAAPALVVAATVSFKMVLLVAVINLIVQILEGNFISPQVVGRTLHMHPLLIIFALLVGGEAAGIVGLILAVPVFAVFKVILQHLSLYYINRKTV, via the coding sequence ATGCAGCAATTTTGGAAACAGCGATGGTTTGCGGTCTTGGTTTATGCTCTTCTTAGTTTATTCGTGATTTATATGCTTCTGCAGGTATCGCCTGTCTTCTCTGGCCTTTATAAGTTTTTAAAAGCTGTTCTTGCCCCTTTTATTATTGCTGTTATTATTTCTTACATATTAAACCCGGTAGTCAATCTCTTGAACGGGCGCAAGGTCCCAAGGGCGGTTGCCGTACTAATGATTTATTTAGTTTTTTTCACGTCTCTATGGGTTGTCATCATGAATGTGACTCCCGTCTTTGTGAAGCAGTTAGGAGAATTGAATGAGCACATGCCGCAGTTGACAATGCGGGCAGAATCGCTTATGCAGGGGCTCAGCGACCATCCTTTATTACCGCCTAGTGTCCGGGCAGGGATTCAGGATGCTCTGTTCAAACTGCAACATATCATTTCAGAACGGATCACGAAGTCCGTTGAAAGCATTGGCAGCACGATCAATATGCTCTTTATCGCTTTTATTATTCCTTTCCTTGCTTTCTACATGCTGAAAGATTTTCAGCTTATGGAGAAGGCCGTACTGGCCATTGTTCCCCGTTCACACCGCAAGCATATCATTAAGGTACTGGTCGATATTGATACGGCACTCGGTAACTATATACGGGGTCAACTGCTGGTATGTTTTATCATTGGCATATTGGCTTATATTGGATACTGGGTTATTGGTATGCCTTATGCCCTGTTGCTGGCAACCGTAGTTGCGATATTCAACATCATTCCCTATCTGGGACCCTTTTTCGGGGCGGCACCTGCTTTGGTCGTTGCGGCGACAGTCTCATTCAAAATGGTCCTGCTTGTGGCTGTCATTAATCTCATAGTACAAATTCTTGAAGGCAATTTTATATCCCCCCAAGTCGTGGGCAGAACTCTTCATATGCATCCGCTCCTGATTATTTTTGCTCTGCTTGTAGGCGGGGAAGCGGCGGGGATTGTTGGTCTTATCCTGGCTGTTCCTGTCTTTGCCGTATTTAAAGTAATTCTGCAGCATCTGAGCCTGTATTATATTAACCGAAAAACGGTTTAG
- a CDS encoding MarR family winged helix-turn-helix transcriptional regulator — protein MSQDYDHVKQPAKIKLSENTSKLVAQLLDTLRFMGSTFKNLQPDITLPQFQALVLIHRMGRCYVSDIANHLLITLATSTRLLDSLEQKGYIKRDRNHSGDRRYVMIYMTQQGQDMFEKLVEDHLQMMDKWFTKAFTTGEKETFILLFRKLLDARNSAVI, from the coding sequence ATGTCTCAAGACTACGATCATGTTAAACAACCGGCGAAGATAAAATTATCAGAAAATACCTCAAAACTTGTAGCTCAATTATTGGATACGCTGCGGTTTATGGGGAGTACCTTCAAAAATCTGCAACCGGATATTACCCTGCCCCAATTTCAAGCTTTAGTACTTATTCACCGTATGGGCAGATGCTATGTTAGTGATATTGCCAATCATTTGCTGATTACTTTAGCTACATCGACGAGACTTCTTGATTCTTTGGAACAAAAAGGATACATAAAAAGGGATCGCAATCATTCGGGCGACCGCCGATACGTAATGATTTACATGACTCAGCAAGGCCAGGATATGTTTGAAAAATTAGTGGAAGATCATTTGCAGATGATGGATAAATGGTTTACCAAGGCTTTTACAACAGGGGAAAAAGAGACGTTTATCCTTTTATTCCGAAAGCTGCTTGATGCCAGAAATTCTGCTGTAATATAA
- a CDS encoding PRC-barrel domain-containing protein, whose product MRKALDLIGLPVMDVSTGKKLGTAKDFGLDEDWNVCLVVLESKSWLADTKYIRVSDVLAFGQDAVTVSHSGVVRSAEEEVLPHSVILMGQSPLRGLPVMTVNGQQLGRLEDVYFHENVGTKVVGLELTEGFISDLREGRRWLPLPDEMKIGEDAIIVPVQSNKEVKQMNLT is encoded by the coding sequence TTGCGCAAAGCTCTTGATTTGATCGGCCTGCCTGTCATGGATGTCAGTACGGGGAAAAAGCTCGGTACGGCCAAGGATTTTGGCCTGGATGAAGATTGGAATGTCTGCCTGGTAGTGCTAGAGTCTAAAAGCTGGCTTGCCGATACGAAATATATTCGTGTGTCGGATGTACTTGCTTTTGGTCAAGATGCTGTAACGGTCTCCCATTCGGGGGTTGTTCGTTCGGCAGAGGAAGAAGTTCTGCCTCATTCCGTCATTCTGATGGGACAATCTCCTTTAAGAGGCCTTCCGGTAATGACGGTGAACGGACAACAGCTTGGCAGACTGGAAGACGTTTATTTCCATGAAAATGTGGGTACAAAAGTAGTAGGTTTGGAACTGACAGAAGGTTTTATTTCTGATCTGAGGGAGGGGCGCAGGTGGCTCCCTCTTCCGGACGAGATGAAAATTGGTGAGGATGCCATTATTGTGCCTGTCCAATCTAATAAGGAAGTAAAACAGATGAATCTGACATAA
- a CDS encoding cysteine desulfurase family protein, translating to MELMYLDHAATTPLHPQVLEAMMPYLTENFGNPSSIHHFGRAARSAIHRSRDAMAELLGCHPSELIFTSGGTESNNAALFGVIFAEQDKPGKHVITTQMEHHAILHPAEQLEKLGVEVTYVPVDREGLVHPEHIEAAIRPGTVLISVMMVNNEVGTIQPIKEIGELARRHGIYIHVDAVQALGKLDLNLSEIPVDLMSFSGHKIYGPKGIGLLYAAKGTKFSPLLTGGAQERNKRAGTEHVAGIVGFAEALKLISEKRASFWSSCEDFRKVMTDHFLRELSSDGFVENGHSVQRVPHILNVSFPGMETETLLMDLDLEGIAASSGSACSSGSLELSHVLRAMDLPETVMGSAVRFSFGLGNSIENIHTAAQKTATIVKRIRK from the coding sequence ATGGAATTGATGTATCTGGATCATGCAGCTACCACGCCTTTGCATCCGCAGGTGCTGGAGGCTATGATGCCTTATTTAACTGAAAATTTCGGGAATCCTTCAAGCATACATCATTTCGGCAGAGCGGCGCGTTCTGCTATTCACCGTTCCAGGGATGCTATGGCGGAACTCCTCGGATGTCATCCTTCCGAACTGATTTTTACCAGTGGCGGGACGGAAAGCAATAACGCAGCTTTGTTCGGAGTTATATTTGCTGAACAGGACAAGCCCGGCAAGCATGTGATTACAACACAAATGGAACACCATGCTATCCTGCATCCGGCAGAACAGCTGGAAAAACTGGGGGTAGAAGTAACTTATGTACCGGTTGACAGAGAAGGTCTTGTTCACCCGGAACATATTGAGGCTGCGATTCGTCCCGGTACGGTACTTATCAGTGTTATGATGGTGAACAATGAGGTTGGGACTATCCAGCCTATCAAGGAAATAGGTGAACTTGCCCGGCGACATGGTATTTATATACATGTGGATGCGGTCCAGGCCCTGGGAAAACTTGACCTGAACCTTTCAGAAATACCGGTCGATTTGATGTCTTTTTCAGGGCATAAGATTTACGGACCCAAAGGGATTGGCCTGCTGTATGCGGCAAAGGGAACCAAATTTTCTCCCCTGCTTACGGGTGGCGCCCAAGAACGTAATAAGAGGGCAGGTACTGAGCATGTAGCGGGGATTGTCGGTTTTGCCGAAGCATTAAAACTTATATCTGAAAAACGGGCTTCGTTTTGGAGTAGTTGTGAAGATTTTCGCAAGGTAATGACCGATCATTTTCTTCGTGAATTAAGCAGTGATGGATTTGTAGAAAATGGTCATTCTGTACAAAGAGTTCCTCATATTTTAAATGTCAGTTTCCCGGGTATGGAGACTGAAACATTGCTTATGGATCTGGACCTTGAAGGGATTGCCGCATCCAGCGGTTCTGCTTGCAGCTCCGGTTCCCTGGAACTGTCTCATGTACTCCGTGCTATGGATCTTCCAGAAACTGTTATGGGTTCTGCCGTGCGTTTCAGTTTCGGTTTGGGGAATTCTATAGAAAATATTCATACGGCTGCCCAAAAAACTGCAACCATCGTAAAACGAATACGTAAATAA
- the cymR gene encoding cysteine metabolism transcriptional regulator CymR, which translates to MKISTKGRYGLTIMMELAARYGEGPTSLKSIAEKHQLSEHYLEQLVAPLRNAGLVKSIRGAYGGYILSRPAEQITTGQIIRVLEGPISPVDFEEEDDPAKRDLWIRIRDSIAQVLDSTTLASLISYEDEGKTDNYMFYI; encoded by the coding sequence TTGAAGATTTCGACCAAAGGCCGCTATGGGCTAACGATTATGATGGAGCTTGCCGCTCGTTACGGTGAAGGTCCGACCTCGCTGAAGAGCATAGCGGAGAAGCATCAGTTATCAGAGCATTATTTGGAACAACTGGTGGCTCCTTTAAGAAATGCAGGATTGGTCAAGAGTATCCGTGGTGCTTATGGCGGATATATTTTGTCCCGGCCTGCCGAACAGATCACAACTGGACAGATTATCCGTGTACTTGAAGGACCTATCAGCCCAGTTGATTTCGAAGAAGAAGACGACCCGGCTAAACGGGATTTATGGATACGTATAAGAGACAGTATTGCCCAAGTTTTGGATTCTACTACTCTGGCATCACTCATTTCTTATGAGGATGAGGGCAAAACCGACAATTATATGTTCTATATTTAG
- the mnmA gene encoding tRNA 2-thiouridine(34) synthase MnmA, whose translation MNANKRIILGMSGGVDSSVSALLLKEQGYDVIGVFMKNWDDTVEFGHCTAEEDAEDVRRVCDQVGIPFYTVNFEKQYMEKVFSYFLNEYKRGRTPNPDVMCNREIKFGEFLQKGLDLGGDYIATGHYARVEERNGEYVLLRGNDPNKDQTYFLHALNQFQLSKAMFPIGHLPKPEVRKLAEEAGLATAKKKDSTGVCFIGERNFKEFLSNYLPAKPGEMRTLEGEVKGRHDGLMYYTLGQRQGLGIGGSGTGEPWFVADKDLQNNILYVVQGEKHPSLYSTGLSATDVNWISPVKPEGQYRCTAKFRYRQPDQGVTLTMGADNTCEVIFDEPQKAVTPGQSVVFYDGEVCLGGGIIDQLHKVKY comes from the coding sequence ATGAATGCAAACAAACGTATTATTCTGGGCATGTCGGGCGGCGTAGATTCGTCTGTATCCGCTCTTTTGCTAAAGGAGCAAGGCTATGATGTCATCGGTGTATTCATGAAGAACTGGGACGATACGGTTGAATTTGGCCACTGCACAGCTGAAGAGGATGCGGAGGACGTCAGACGGGTCTGTGACCAAGTCGGCATACCCTTTTATACAGTCAATTTTGAAAAGCAATATATGGAGAAAGTATTCTCTTACTTCCTGAATGAATATAAGCGCGGACGGACCCCGAACCCGGACGTAATGTGCAACAGGGAGATTAAATTCGGTGAGTTCCTGCAAAAAGGCCTGGATCTGGGCGGGGATTATATTGCAACCGGCCATTATGCACGTGTAGAGGAAAGAAACGGAGAATATGTGCTCCTTAGAGGAAATGATCCCAATAAGGATCAGACCTATTTCCTGCATGCCCTGAACCAGTTTCAATTATCCAAGGCCATGTTTCCGATCGGGCACCTGCCGAAACCGGAGGTAAGAAAGCTCGCGGAAGAAGCCGGACTGGCTACCGCCAAAAAGAAAGACAGTACAGGGGTTTGCTTTATCGGTGAACGCAACTTCAAAGAGTTTTTGAGCAATTATTTGCCTGCCAAACCGGGAGAAATGCGCACATTGGAAGGAGAAGTAAAAGGCCGGCACGATGGTCTTATGTACTATACCCTCGGACAGCGGCAAGGTTTGGGCATCGGCGGGTCCGGTACCGGGGAGCCGTGGTTTGTGGCAGATAAAGACCTGCAAAACAATATTTTGTATGTGGTTCAAGGGGAGAAGCATCCCAGCCTGTACTCAACAGGCCTGTCTGCGACGGATGTGAATTGGATCAGCCCGGTTAAACCGGAAGGCCAATACCGCTGCACTGCCAAATTCCGCTACCGCCAGCCGGATCAGGGTGTCACGCTGACTATGGGGGCGGATAACACCTGTGAAGTCATCTTTGATGAACCGCAAAAAGCCGTAACTCCAGGACAATCTGTTGTATTCTATGATGGAGAAGTTTGCCTTGGGGGCGGGATAATCGATCAACTGCACAAAGTTAAATATTGA
- a CDS encoding replication-associated recombination protein A: protein MDLFSYAEEQRGENKLLADRMRPTGLDEYIGQEHIVGPGKLLRRAIEADQVTSILLYGPPGTGKTTLANIISKRTQGQFVKLNAVDASVKDVREVIEQAKQTKALYGRKTILFLDEVHRFNSARQDALLPAVEQGIIVFIGATTENPFHYVNGALLSRSTLFQLRALTPEHALLAMRRALADRERGLGFMDIEAEDEALAHIARTANGDIRRALNALELAALTTAPQGDGSIHITLEVAEESIRRPTVKADESTQYDVLSSFHKSLRGSSDAALFWFLYAVEKLGMDPMTFIRRLVVACSEDIGLANPQAMVQAVSAMDAYHKIGWPESKYIISQAILFAVESPKSNSIPVAIFKAMEAMNRIGSAEVPLHLRDAHYSGAEKLGHIGYKYPHDYPHHFVEQQYLPDKLKNEQFFIASEQGMEAKMRINQMKRRK, encoded by the coding sequence ATGGATTTATTCAGTTACGCGGAAGAACAGCGCGGAGAAAACAAGCTGCTGGCAGACCGGATGAGACCAACCGGACTGGATGAATATATAGGCCAGGAGCATATTGTCGGTCCGGGGAAGCTGCTTCGCAGAGCGATTGAGGCGGATCAGGTAACTTCTATCTTGTTATACGGTCCCCCGGGAACCGGGAAAACTACACTCGCAAACATCATTTCAAAAAGGACTCAGGGCCAATTTGTAAAGCTGAACGCTGTAGATGCTTCCGTGAAGGATGTCCGGGAAGTAATTGAACAGGCCAAACAGACAAAGGCTCTGTACGGACGGAAGACGATTTTGTTCCTGGATGAGGTGCACCGTTTCAACAGTGCCCGCCAGGATGCTCTGCTGCCCGCCGTTGAGCAGGGCATCATCGTATTCATCGGCGCGACGACAGAGAACCCGTTTCACTACGTGAACGGGGCTCTGTTGTCGCGCTCGACGCTGTTTCAGCTCAGGGCGTTGACGCCTGAGCATGCTCTGCTCGCGATGCGGCGGGCGCTGGCCGACCGCGAGCGGGGCCTCGGCTTCATGGATATTGAAGCCGAGGACGAGGCTCTCGCGCATATAGCCCGCACGGCGAATGGGGACATTCGCCGTGCGCTCAATGCGCTCGAGCTGGCGGCGCTGACGACGGCGCCGCAGGGGGACGGCTCGATTCACATTACGCTGGAGGTAGCGGAGGAATCGATTCGCCGTCCCACTGTGAAAGCGGACGAATCCACGCAGTATGACGTATTGTCCTCTTTCCACAAGAGCTTGCGCGGCTCCAGTGACGCCGCCTTGTTCTGGTTTCTCTACGCGGTAGAGAAACTGGGCATGGACCCGATGACCTTCATCCGCAGGCTGGTAGTCGCCTGCAGCGAGGACATCGGGCTGGCCAATCCACAGGCCATGGTCCAGGCTGTTTCAGCGATGGATGCCTATCATAAAATCGGTTGGCCTGAGTCGAAATATATTATTTCCCAGGCAATCCTGTTCGCTGTGGAAAGCCCCAAATCCAACTCGATTCCAGTGGCGATTTTCAAAGCTATGGAGGCTATGAACCGTATTGGCTCCGCGGAAGTCCCCCTTCATTTAAGGGATGCCCACTACAGTGGTGCAGAGAAACTGGGACATATTGGATATAAATATCCCCATGATTATCCGCACCATTTTGTCGAACAGCAGTATTTGCCGGACAAGCTGAAGAATGAGCAGTTCTTCATTGCTTCTGAGCAGGGCATGGAAGCGAAGATGAGGATTAATCAGATGAAGAGACGTAAATAA